One stretch of bacterium DNA includes these proteins:
- a CDS encoding type II toxin-antitoxin system VapC family toxin, whose amino-acid sequence MIIDTSALLAILRDEPEAAACAEAIQRAASRRLSAVSFVETAAVIDAGRDPVASRGFDDLLRAAQIAVDPVTEVQARIARDAYRDFGRGSGHPAKLNFGDCFSYALAKATGDPLLFKGKDFVHTDVTRAMP is encoded by the coding sequence ATGATCATCGACACGTCGGCGCTGCTGGCCATTCTTCGCGACGAGCCGGAAGCCGCCGCCTGCGCGGAGGCGATCCAACGAGCGGCCAGCCGGCGCCTCTCGGCGGTTAGTTTCGTTGAGACAGCCGCGGTCATCGACGCCGGCCGCGATCCCGTCGCCAGCCGTGGCTTCGACGACCTCCTGCGGGCCGCGCAGATCGCCGTCGACCCGGTCACCGAGGTGCAGGCACGAATTGCCCGCGACGCCTACCGCGATTTTGGCCGGGGCAGCGGGCATCCGGCGAAGCTGAATTTCGGCGACTGCTTCTCGTACGCGCTCGCGAAGGCCACGGGCGACCCGTTGCTGTTCAAGGGCAAGGATTTCGTCCACACGGACGTGACCCGGGCGATGCCATGA
- a CDS encoding MBL fold metallo-hydrolase: MSAEPMRQRVALQPVDAIEVTIVVDNFVDLLMAGTETVRRAPPAWDTLEREALLAEHGLSLLVKAERAGRTATVLYDAGLGRSTALHNLDVLGTKVTDLRAIVLSHGHVDHHGGLEGMVRRLGRRGLPLLLHPDAWRDRKAVFPNGAEIHLPPPSRHDLEQEGVEITEERAPSLLLDDTVLVTGQVERVTSFEKGFPLQHARTPEGWEPDPWVWDDQAAVFLLRGKGLVVLSGCSHAGIINVVRHAQTVTGTKRIHAVVGGLHLTGGLFEPIIPDTIHEMAAIGPDVVVPCHCTGWRALQELARRMPDAYVHASVGTSLRFA; encoded by the coding sequence ATGAGCGCCGAACCGATGCGGCAGCGCGTGGCGCTTCAGCCGGTCGATGCGATCGAAGTGACGATCGTCGTCGACAACTTCGTGGACCTCTTGATGGCCGGCACGGAGACTGTGCGCCGCGCTCCGCCGGCGTGGGACACGCTGGAACGCGAGGCTCTACTCGCTGAGCACGGGCTCTCGCTGCTCGTCAAGGCGGAGCGCGCGGGCCGCACGGCGACTGTGCTCTACGATGCGGGGTTGGGCCGGTCGACGGCATTGCACAATCTCGATGTGCTCGGCACCAAGGTCACCGACCTGCGCGCGATCGTGCTGTCGCATGGCCACGTGGACCACCACGGAGGCCTCGAGGGCATGGTCCGGCGCCTCGGACGCCGTGGTCTGCCGCTCCTGCTCCACCCCGACGCCTGGCGCGACCGCAAGGCCGTCTTCCCGAACGGGGCCGAGATCCATCTCCCGCCGCCGAGCCGTCACGACCTCGAGCAAGAGGGTGTCGAAATTACCGAAGAGCGCGCGCCGTCGCTGCTGCTCGACGACACCGTGCTGGTCACCGGTCAGGTCGAGCGCGTCACGTCCTTCGAGAAGGGCTTCCCGCTGCAGCACGCGCGCACCCCGGAGGGCTGGGAGCCCGACCCCTGGGTGTGGGACGACCAGGCCGCGGTGTTCCTGCTCCGCGGGAAGGGCTTGGTCGTGCTGTCCGGGTGCAGTCACGCCGGCATCATCAACGTGGTCCGCCACGCGCAGACGGTCACCGGGACCAAACGGATACATGCGGTGGTCGGCGGCCTCCACTTGACCGGCGGCCTCTTCGAGCCGATTATCCCAGACACGATTCATGAGATGGCCGCGATCGGCCCCGACGTCGTCGTGCCCTGCCACTGCACCGGGTGGCGCGCGCTGCAGGAGCTGGCGCGGCGGATGCCGGACGCCTACGTGCACGCGTCGGTGGGCACGTCCCTGCGGTTCGCCTGA
- a CDS encoding type II toxin-antitoxin system VapB family antitoxin translates to MGFNIKNDEAHRLAKKLAGLTGESMTAAVTEALRERLERVRREKDGNLAERLLAIGKKTAAHLREPFRSADHAELLYDERGLPR, encoded by the coding sequence GTGGGATTCAACATCAAAAACGACGAGGCGCACCGGCTGGCGAAGAAACTGGCCGGCCTTACCGGGGAGAGCATGACGGCGGCGGTTACGGAAGCGCTCCGCGAACGGCTGGAGCGGGTGCGTCGCGAAAAGGACGGCAATCTCGCCGAACGGTTGCTGGCGATCGGCAAGAAGACCGCCGCGCATCTAAGAGAACCCTTTCGATCCGCCGACCACGCCGAGCTGCTGTATGACGAGCGCGGACTGCCGCGATGA